One window of the Diospyros lotus cultivar Yz01 chromosome 12, ASM1463336v1, whole genome shotgun sequence genome contains the following:
- the LOC127787398 gene encoding inositol-tetrakisphosphate 1-kinase 1 — protein sequence MAEPGRRFGVGYALAPKKQESFIQDSLVNLARERGIDLIRIDTEKPLVDQGPFDCLLHKLRGEDWKRKVEEYAAENPSVLIIDSPDAIERLHNRISMLEVVTELEIETENESFGIPKQVLIYDSETLLDPGAWGEGLNFPVIAKPLVADGSAKSHKMSLVFNQDGLEKLKPPIVLQEFVNHGGVIFKVYVVGDYVKCVKRKSLPDVSEEKLGSLEGFLPFSQISNLTTEERNDDEYYKMMNLEDAEMPPERFITDIARGLRQATKLHLFNFDVIRDTSIGNRYLVIDINYFPGYAKMPSYETVLTDFFWDILNKEEAGPDDLPAISCEK from the coding sequence ATGGCGGAACCGGGGAGGAGATTCGGAGTCGGTTACGCGCTGGCGCCGAAGAAGCAGGAGAGCTTCATTCAAGATTCGTTGGTGAATCTAGCGAGGGAGCGTGGGATCGATCTCATTCGGATCGACACGGAGAAGCCGCTGGTGGATCAAGGGCCGTTTGATTGCCTGCTGCACAAGCTGCGCGGCGAGGATTGGAAGAGGAAGGTGGAGGAGTACGCCGCGGAGAACCCTAGTGTGCTGATAATCGATTCACCGGATGCGATTGAGCGGCTGCACAACCGGATTTCGATGCTCGAGGTGGTGACGGAGTTGGAGATTGAGACTGAGAATGAGAGTTTCGGGATTCCGAAGCAGGTGTTGATTTACGATTCGGAAACGCTCCTCGATCCGGGGGCGTGGGGGGAGGGGCTGAACTTTCCTGTCATTGCGAAGCCGTTGGTTGCCGACGGCAGTGCCAAGTCGCATAAGATGTCGCTCGTGTTCAACCAGGACGGTTTGGAAAAGCTGAAACCGCCGATTGTGTTGCAAGAATTCGTGAATCATGGTGGGGTGATCTTTAAGGTGTATGTGGTTGGAGACTACGTGAAATGCGTGAAGCGGAAGTCTTTGCCGGACGTTTCGGAGGAGAAATTGGGTTCTTTAGAGGGTTTCTTGCCCTTCTCGCAGATTTCAAATCTAACCACcgaagaaagaaatgatgacGAGTACTACAAGATGATGAATTTGGAAGACGCGGAAATGCCTCCAGAGAGATTTATTACTGATATTGCTCGAGGATTGCGGCAGGCAACGAAGCTGCATCTTTTTAACTTTGATGTCATTAGGGACACTAGCATTGGGAATAGGTACCTTGTAATCGACATAAACTACTTCCCTGGATATGCGAAAATGCCATCGTATGAGACTGTTTTAACAGACTTCTTCTGGGATATATTAAACAAGGAGGAGGCAGGTCCTGATGATCTGCCGGCCATTAGTTGTGAAAAATAA
- the LOC127787714 gene encoding transcription factor MYB93-like produces MGRSPCCADTGLKKGPWTPEEDQKLVDYIHKHGHGSWRTLPKRAELNRCGKSCRLRWINYLNPDIKRGKFSDDEVNTIISLHSVLGNKWSRIAAHLPGRTDNEIKNYWNTHIRKKFLQRDIYPKTHRPISHLSLLAYLSRFLSCSNSSNLINPWENAAQIAQNQLLQSIMQVINTSPLPNMTETSLLRPPILMTQFTDIPQAPLEFPDYFPGMDYPLACFEDGFQKLPIIMTT; encoded by the exons ATGGGAAGGTCTCCATGCTGCGCCGACACTGGCCTGAAGAAGGGTCCCTGGACGCCGGAAGAAGATCAGAAACTCGTGGACTATATTCACAAACACGGCCATGGAAGCTGGAGGACGCTGCCAAAGCGTGCAGAACTCAACAGGTGTGGAAAGAGTTGCAGGCTCAGATGGATTAACTATCTAAACCCTGACATTAAGAGAGGAAAGTTCTCCGACGATGAAGTGAATACCATCATCAGCCTTCACTCAGTTCTCGGAAACAA GTGGTCAAGAATCGCTGCTCATCTTCCGGGGAGAACAGACAATGAAATCAAGAATTATTGGAATACCCATATCAGGAAGAAGTTCCTCCAAAGGGATATCTATCCCAAAACTCACAGGCCAATATCTCATCTCAGTTTACTAGCATATCTTTCTCGGTTTCTATCTTGCTCAAACTCCAGCAACTTGATAAATCCTTGGGAAAATGCTGCTCAAATAGCCCAAAACCAACTCCTGCAAAGCATTATGCAAGTTATAAACACAAGTCCACTGCCAAATATGACAGAAACTAGCCTGTTGAGACCCCCTATTCTCATGACCCAATTTACTGATATCCCACAAGCACCATTGGAATTTCCTGACTACTTTCCTGGCATGGATTATCCATTGGCATGCTTTGAAGATGGGTTTCAGAAGTtgccgattattatgacaacatGA
- the LOC127786841 gene encoding ABC transporter B family member 2-like, with product MSLQYPPGNAENDPKTKEGGSKKPKNVPFMKLFAFADTYDYFLMFLGSVGACIHGASVPVFFIFFGKLINVIGMAYLFPGQAAHRVSKYSLDFVYLSVAILFSSWTEVGCWMHTGERQAAKMRMAYLKSMLNQDISLFDTEASTGEVIAAITGDIIVVQDAISEKVGNFMHYVSRFIAGFAIGFVRVWQISLVTLSIVPLIAVAGGVYAYVATGLIVRVRKSYVMAGEIAQEVIGNVRTVQAFAGEERAVRSYRAALLNTYKYGRKAGLAKGLGLGTLHCVLFLSWSLLVWFTSIVVHKHIANGGESFTTMLNVVIAGLSLGQAAPDISAFVRAKAAAYPIFEMIERNTISKTSSTTGRKLEKLEGHIQFMNVRFSYPSRPDVTVFDHLCLDIPSGKIVALVGGSGSGKSTVISLIERFYEPLSGQILIDGADARELDLKWLRQQIGLVSQEPALFATTIRENILYGKDDATVEEITRAAKLSEAITFINCLPDRFETQVGERGIQLSGGQKQRIAISRAIVKNPSILLLDEATSALDAESEKSVQEALDRVMVGRTTVVVAHRLSTIRNADVIAVVQNGKIVETGSHDELITRPNSTYASLVQLQETASLHLGPTAGRQLSFKYSRELSRTASHSASFHSDKVSVGRIGADGAETAKPYVSSRRLYSMVRPDWIYGVSGTICALIAGAQFPLFAVGFTQALVSYYMDWETTCREVKKIAFLFCCASVICVIVHAVTHLSFGIMGERLTLRVREMMFYAILRNEIGWFDDMNNTSSMLASRLECDATLLKTIVVDRATILLQNVGLVVTSFIISFILNWRLTLVVIATYPLIISGHISEKIFMKGYGGDLSKAYLKANMLAGEAVSNIRTVAAFCSEEKVLNLYAGELVEPSRRSFTRGQIAGIFYGVSQFFIFSSYGLALWYGSVLMGKGLSGFKSVMKTFMVLIVTALAMGETLAMAPDLLKGNQMAASVFEVLDRKTQVTGDVGEELTRVEGIIELTDVDFSYPSRPDVLIFKDFDLKVQAGKSMALVGQSGSGKSSVLSLILRFYDPTAGKVMIDGKDVKKLKLKSLRKHIGLVQQEPALFATSIYENILYGKEGASEGEVIEAAKLANAHSFISALPEGYSTKVGERGVQLSGGQKQRVAIARAILKNPAILLLDEATSALDVESERVVQQALDRLMKSRTTVMVAHRLSTIKNADQISVLQDGRIVERGTHSTLVENQNGAYFKLINLQQQQQQ from the exons ATGAGCCTCCAATATCCCCCCGGGAACGCCGAAAATGATCCGAAGACCAAGGAAGGGGGCAGCAAGAAGCCCAAAAACGTCCCCTTCATGAAGCTCTTTGCATTTGCCGACACCTACGATTATTTTCTCATGTTTCTGGGATCCGTCGGCGCTTGTATTCACGGCGCTTCGGTGCCggtgttcttcattttcttcggCAAGCTAATAAACGTCATTGGCATGGCTTATCTCTTTCCTGGACAAGCTGCTCACAGAGTCTCCAag TACTCGTTGGATTTCGTATATCTCAGTGTGGCTATATTATTTTCATCATGGACag aggTGGGTTGCTGGATGCACACCGGCGAACGACAAGCTGCAAAGATGAGGATGGCATACCTGAAGTCCATGTTAAATCAGGACATCAGCCTTTTCGACACCGAAGCTTCCACCGGAGAGGTGATCGCTGCAATTACCGGTGACATTATCGTGGTTCAAGATGCCATTTCAGAGAAG GTGGGGAACTTCATGCACTACGTCAGCAGGTTCATAGCAGGCTTCGCTATTGGGTTCGTTAGGGTTTGGCAGATCAGTCTGGTCACCCTCTCTATTGTGCCCTTAATTGCCGTAGCCGGCGGCGTCTACGCCTATGTCGCCACTGGTCTCATTGTCAGAGTCCGCAAATCTTATGTCATGGCTGGTGAAATTGCCCAagag GTGATTGGGAATGTAAGAACTGTTCAAGCATTTGCAGGAGAGGAAAGGGCAGTGAGGTCATACAGAGCAGCCCTCTTGAACACTTACAAGTATGGCAGGAAAGCAGGTCTAGCCAAAGGTCTTGGACTGGGCACCTTGCACTGTGTTCTTTTCCTTTCGTGGTCTTTGCTTGTTTGGTTCACCAGCATCGTTGTCCACAAGCACATTGCCAATGGAGGAGAATCCTTCACTACCATGCTCAATGTTGTCATAGCTGGCCT GTCACTTGGACAGGCTGCACCAGACATCTCTGCATTTGTCCGTGCAAAGGCGGCAGCTTATCCCATATTTGAGATGATAGAGAGAAACACCATAAGCAAAACCAGCTCGACAACTGGCAGGAAACTGGAAAAACTCGAAGGCCATATCCAATTCATGAATGTGCGTTTTAGCTATCCATCGCGTCCTGATGTTACAGTATTCGATCATCTGTGTCTCGACATACCTTCTGGAAAGATTGTAGCCCTTGTGGGAGGAAGCGGCTCTGGAAAGAGCACAGTTATATCCTTGATTGAGCGCTTCTATGAACCGCTATCTGGTCAAATACTAATAGATGGAGCTGATGCTCGGGAGCTTGACCTCAAGTGGCTGAGACAACAGATTGGGTTGGTTAGTCAAGAGCCTGCACTGTTTGCTACAACCATCCGAGAAAACATACTCTATGGGAAAGACGATGCCACTGTCGAAGAGATTACGCGCGCTGCAAAACTTTCAGAGGCGATCACTTTCATCAACTGCCTTCCTGATAGATTTGAAACCCAG GTGGGTGAAAGGGGAATACAGCTATCTGGTGGACAGAAGCAGAGAATTGCAATATCACGGGCAATAGTTAAGAATCCTTCGATTCTTCTGCTGGATGAAGCTACAAGTGCACTTGATGCAGAGTCCGAGAAGAGTGTGCAGGAGGCACTTGATCGCGTGATGGTGGGAAGAACAACTGTGGTTGTGGCGCATCGCCTTTCTACCATTAGAAATGCAGATGTAATAGCTGTTGTCCAAAATGGGAAGATAGTTGAAACCGGGAGTCATGATGAGCTCATCACAAGGCCAAATAGCACCTATGCATCGCTTGTTCAACTCCAAGAAACAGCTTCATTGCATCTTGGACCTACCGCGGGACGGCAACTCAG CTTTAAGTATTCTCGTGAATTGTCCCGCACAGCAAGCCACAGTGCAAGTTTTCATTCTGATAAAGTATCCGTTGGTCGAATTGGAGCTGACGGGGCCGAGACTGCTAAGCCATACGTATCTAGCCGAAGATTGTATTCCATGGTCAGGCCTGACTGGATCTATGGGGTTTCTGGAACAATTTGTGCACTTATCGCCGGTGCCCAGTTTCCTCTTTTTGCTGTTGGTTTTACTCAGGCTCTTGTATCATATTACATGGACTGGGAAACAACGTGTCGCGAAGTCAAGAAGATAGCTTTCCTTTTCTGTTGCGCCTCCGTTATCTGTGTCATTGTTCATGCCGTCACTCATCTCTCTTTTGGAATAATGGGCGAGCGGCTCACTCTTCGCGTACGAGAAATGATGTTTTATG CCATTCTGAGAAACGAGATTGGATGGTTTGATGACATGAACAACACGAGCTCCATGCTTGCGTCGCGTCTAGAGTGTGACGCCACTTTGTTGAAAACTATAGTTGTCGATCGCGCTACAATTCTGCTGCAGAATGTCGGTTTGGTTGTTACTTCTTTCATCATCTCCTTCATCTTGAACTGGAGGCTCACACTTGTTGTCATCGCCACATATCCGTTGATCATCAGTGGCCACATTAGTGAG AAAATATTCATGAAAGGCTACGGCGGCGACTTGAGTAAGGCATATCTAAAAGCTAACATGTTAGCCGGTGAGGCTGTGAGTAACATCCGCACGGTGGCTGCATTCTGCTCCGAAGAAAAGGTCCTCAACCTTTATGCCGGAGAGCTAGTTGAGCCCTCCAGGCGTTCATTCACTCGTGGTCAAATTGCTGGCATATTCTATGGAGTGTCTcagttcttcatcttctcatCCTATGGTTTGGCTCTATGGTATGGCTCTGTTTTGATGGGGAAGGGGCTTTCTGGCTTTAAATCTGTCATGAAAACATTCATGGTTCTGATCGTGACGGCATTGGCCATGGGCGAGACTTTGGCAATGGCACCGGACCTTCTAAAAGGGAACCAAATGGCGGCATCAGTGTTTGAGGTACTTGACAGGAAAACACAGGTTACGGGCGATGTTGGGGAGGAGCTAACGAGAGTGGAGGGCATAATTGAGTTGACAGATGTTGATTTTAGCTATCCTTCCAGGCCTGATGTTCTAATCTTCAAGGACTTTGATCTAAAAGTGCAGGCAGGCAAGAGCATGGCTCTTGTGGGGCAGAGTGGCTCTGGAAAGAGCTCGGTGCTCTCTCTTATACTGCGATTCTACGACCCAACAGCCGGGAAAGTGATGATTGACG GGAAAGATGTGAAGAAACTGAAGCTAAAATCTCTGAGGAAGCACATTGGCCTAGTCCAACAAGAGCCAGCTCTGTTTGCCACTTCAATCTACGAAAACATACTATATGGGAAAGAAGGAGCTTCAGAAGGGGAAGTGATTGAAGCAGCCAAGCTAGCGAACGCTCATAGCTTCATCAGCGCACTGCCTGAGGGATACTCGACGAAAGTTGGAGAGCGAGGCGTGCAGTTGTCTGGTGGCCAGAAGCAAAGGGTTGCCATAGCCCGGGCTATACTGAAAAACCCGGCAATCCTGCTGCTCGATGAAGCCACCAGCGCGCTGGACGTGGAGTCAGAGCGGGTGGTGCAGCAAGCACTGGACCGGTTGATGAAGAGCCGAACCACGGTGATGGTGGCACACAGGctttccaccattaaaaatgcAGACCAGATATCGGTTTTGCAGGATGGGAGGATAGTAGAGCGAGGAACTCATTCAACTCTTGTAGAGAACCAGAATGGTGCATACTTTAAATTGATTAACTTacagcaacagcagcagcaatAG